In Symmachiella dynata, the following are encoded in one genomic region:
- a CDS encoding DUF1559 domain-containing protein: protein MRNQRGFTLIELLVVIAIIAILVALLLPAVQQAREAARRTQCKNNLKQIGIALHNYLDTHGRFPPGRLRTPRTGWCTLILPFLERTNLQNDYDFDYDYWDRENEAATQQLVSVFVCPSTPGGARLIPNDTAGTINDIGEPPTESMVGDYQALVGYYDIQITPNSGSGMLHINKGRPRHVLDGLTNSIAVSELAGRPDYWAGGVKQPDSSKVSYFNEWGMWAAPQRIFPSGYTHDGLTKFGPCVVNCSNLEGIYSFHPGGSHVLMGDGSAHMIGESIPVDLVMKMISVDDGEVIQLPF, encoded by the coding sequence ATGCGTAATCAGCGCGGATTTACTCTCATTGAACTGCTCGTGGTGATCGCCATTATCGCCATTCTTGTTGCACTCTTGCTGCCAGCTGTGCAGCAAGCGCGAGAAGCGGCTCGTAGAACGCAGTGCAAGAACAACCTCAAACAGATCGGCATTGCACTGCATAATTATCTCGACACGCATGGCCGGTTCCCTCCCGGCCGATTGCGAACGCCACGAACCGGCTGGTGCACTCTGATTTTGCCATTCCTGGAGCGGACCAATCTGCAAAACGACTACGACTTTGACTATGACTACTGGGATCGTGAGAACGAGGCCGCCACGCAACAACTCGTCTCAGTGTTTGTCTGTCCGTCAACACCGGGCGGGGCTCGGCTGATTCCCAATGACACCGCCGGCACCATCAACGACATTGGTGAGCCCCCCACGGAAAGCATGGTGGGCGACTATCAGGCACTGGTGGGCTATTACGACATTCAGATCACGCCCAATTCCGGTTCCGGGATGCTTCACATCAACAAGGGCCGGCCCCGTCATGTGCTAGATGGATTGACCAACAGCATTGCCGTTTCCGAACTGGCTGGACGCCCGGACTATTGGGCGGGAGGCGTTAAGCAACCGGATAGCTCGAAAGTCAGTTACTTTAATGAGTGGGGTATGTGGGCCGCACCTCAGCGGATTTTTCCCAGTGGCTATACACACGACGGGCTCACGAAATTCGGACCTTGCGTCGTCAATTGCAGCAACCTGGAAGGGATATATTCTTTTCACCCCGGCGGAAGTCACGTTCTGATGGGAGATGGGTCGGCTCACATGATTGGTGAAAGCATACCAGTTGACCTCGTGATGAAGATGATCAGCGTGGATGACGGGGAAGTCATTCAGTTGCCGTTCTGA
- a CDS encoding DUF1559 domain-containing protein — MFSSRKRYTRRKGFTIVELLVVISIVGLVVALLGPAVEQTREIARQKKCADNLRQIGVAVQSYVSHSGQFPAAYMRVPKSHGWTSFILPYLPGGEAIHPQYDFSVHWCDSANAQAIQTHIPVFECPAAGGKRVSQGTIERCEAPYTGAVLDYLACNRVSPAVVSRGWLPESTNVKGMFSREEWCRPSDVTDGLSNTLLIAEAAGVPSLYVFRDKQPHPMYGNRGFGAWADGAPYFQAHGHQPDGRNWPGPCTINCTNDDAVYSFHNGGAQFLFADGQVRFLSEQLDLFVLLAIFTRANGEVISSYDY; from the coding sequence ATGTTCAGCAGCCGAAAACGTTACACGCGTCGCAAGGGATTCACGATCGTAGAACTGCTCGTAGTCATCAGCATAGTGGGCCTTGTTGTTGCCTTGCTGGGCCCGGCGGTCGAGCAGACGCGTGAAATCGCCCGCCAGAAAAAATGTGCAGATAATCTGCGGCAGATCGGTGTGGCAGTACAAAGCTATGTCAGTCATTCCGGACAGTTTCCGGCAGCCTATATGCGCGTGCCAAAGTCGCACGGTTGGACGTCGTTTATTCTCCCTTACCTGCCGGGGGGAGAGGCCATTCACCCGCAATACGACTTCTCCGTTCATTGGTGTGATTCCGCTAATGCTCAGGCCATTCAAACCCACATTCCGGTCTTCGAATGTCCTGCAGCCGGTGGCAAACGGGTGTCGCAAGGCACAATTGAGCGTTGCGAGGCGCCCTATACCGGCGCTGTGCTCGACTATCTCGCCTGCAACCGTGTGTCCCCTGCAGTCGTCTCTCGTGGATGGTTGCCGGAATCGACGAATGTCAAAGGGATGTTCAGTCGAGAGGAATGGTGTAGACCGAGCGACGTTACCGACGGTTTATCGAACACGCTGCTGATCGCCGAAGCAGCCGGCGTGCCTTCGCTGTATGTCTTCCGTGATAAACAACCACATCCCATGTATGGCAATCGCGGTTTTGGAGCCTGGGCGGATGGTGCGCCCTACTTCCAGGCCCACGGTCATCAGCCCGATGGCCGCAACTGGCCCGGCCCCTGTACGATCAACTGCACGAACGATGATGCGGTTTACAGTTTTCACAATGGGGGAGCGCAGTTCCTGTTTGCTGACGGGCAAGTTCGCTTTTTATCCGAACAACTCGATTTATTCGTTCTGCTGGCTATCTTTACGCGAGCCAATGGTGAGGTTATCTCCTCGTACGACTATTAA
- a CDS encoding DUF1501 domain-containing protein, whose amino-acid sequence MFEEHLALSRRNWLRFSTFGAACGIGWLEALADDTAHDRPTGKSVIMLWLTGGPATIDLWDLKPGHKNGGPFKPIDTAVEGMQISEHLPQLARQMQEMAIIRSLTSREGDHRRATHLLRTGYRPQGAIRFPAFGAIMAHERDDRSADLPRFVSIAPSLQLSEVGCGFLGPEFSPLNIGGEGQNGDLTVPNLSGIEGVSPATQKTRLQLLEGLETGFAHNRNSLVVDSLLSATDRAVRLMRPQAASAFDLDDESDKLRDRYGRGTFGQGCLLARRLVERGVPFVELAIGGWDTHRNNFEQVKGLSEQLDIGFATLLGDLKDRGLLESTLIVCQGEFGRTPRINGNSGRDHWPNTWSAVLAGGGIRGGQAIGRTSQDGTQVVDHPLTVPDLIATVCKIVDIDPRKQNLSNVSRPIRIADPDAKVITELL is encoded by the coding sequence ATGTTTGAGGAACATCTCGCACTCAGTCGCCGCAACTGGCTGCGGTTCAGTACGTTTGGTGCAGCATGTGGTATCGGCTGGTTGGAAGCATTGGCAGATGATACAGCCCATGACAGACCAACGGGAAAGTCGGTCATCATGCTCTGGCTCACCGGTGGTCCGGCCACCATTGATCTGTGGGATCTCAAGCCAGGCCATAAAAATGGCGGGCCGTTTAAGCCAATCGATACAGCGGTGGAAGGGATGCAAATTTCCGAACACCTGCCACAACTCGCCCGGCAGATGCAGGAGATGGCCATCATTCGCTCTTTGACGAGCCGTGAAGGAGACCATCGGCGCGCCACACATCTGCTCCGCACCGGTTACCGGCCCCAGGGAGCCATCCGTTTTCCTGCATTCGGTGCCATCATGGCACACGAGCGAGATGATCGTTCGGCCGACCTGCCGCGTTTCGTTAGTATCGCTCCCAGTTTGCAATTGAGCGAAGTCGGCTGCGGATTTCTTGGCCCGGAATTCTCACCACTGAACATCGGTGGAGAAGGTCAAAATGGAGACCTCACTGTGCCCAACCTATCGGGAATTGAAGGTGTGTCACCCGCGACACAGAAAACGCGGCTCCAACTTCTTGAAGGACTGGAGACAGGATTTGCCCACAATCGGAACAGCCTAGTTGTCGATTCACTGCTGTCGGCTACGGATCGCGCCGTACGCCTGATGCGTCCACAGGCCGCGTCTGCTTTCGATCTTGATGACGAATCGGACAAACTACGTGACCGGTATGGACGGGGGACATTCGGTCAAGGGTGTTTGCTCGCCCGCCGCCTGGTGGAACGTGGTGTGCCCTTCGTCGAACTCGCCATCGGCGGTTGGGACACCCATCGCAATAACTTCGAGCAAGTGAAAGGACTATCGGAGCAGCTAGACATTGGCTTCGCCACCTTGTTGGGCGACCTCAAAGACCGTGGCTTGCTCGAATCCACGCTCATCGTCTGCCAAGGAGAGTTTGGCCGCACGCCACGCATTAACGGCAACAGCGGACGCGACCATTGGCCAAACACTTGGTCGGCGGTTTTGGCCGGAGGCGGTATTCGAGGCGGACAAGCCATTGGTCGCACCAGCCAAGACGGAACCCAAGTGGTCGACCACCCGCTAACGGTGCCGGATCTGATCGCCACGGTCTGCAAAATTGTCGACATCGACCCGCGTAAGCAGAATCTCTCCAATGTCAGCCGCCCGATCCGCATCGCCGATCCCGATGCCAAAGTCATCACGGAGCTACTGTAA
- a CDS encoding AAA family ATPase, with amino-acid sequence MNSKNQEAPSTEGHCQYQSTIDGLRLSLNEALIGKSDIVELVLACVLSRGHILFDDLPGLGKTTLAKAVARVIGGRFARVQCTPDLLPGDITGFNIFNQKSRGFEFREGPIFSDVLLADEINRATPRTQSALFEAMAERQVTIDNQTYPLSDSFIVIATQNPVESHGAFPLPEAQLDRFSMKLRIGYPDPSSELSMLAANVGPQEQNPTASKAIIDPAQLQLLQQHVAGVGVDVNVQRYLVDLATATRNHRDITLGLSPRGLLTWQRAAQAWAHLQRRDFVVPDDIQHVAGPILEVRLAVDIDSGPKIVKEILDSVPVPVLN; translated from the coding sequence ATGAATTCAAAAAATCAAGAGGCCCCGAGCACAGAAGGCCATTGCCAATATCAATCCACCATTGATGGTTTACGGTTGTCACTCAACGAAGCATTGATCGGCAAGTCGGATATTGTGGAACTCGTGCTCGCCTGCGTCCTGTCGCGGGGGCACATTTTGTTCGACGATCTTCCCGGTCTAGGAAAAACGACTTTAGCCAAAGCAGTCGCCAGAGTCATAGGAGGAAGATTTGCCCGCGTACAATGTACCCCGGACTTGCTCCCTGGTGACATCACCGGTTTTAACATCTTCAATCAGAAGTCGCGCGGTTTCGAGTTTCGAGAAGGGCCGATTTTCTCCGATGTGTTGCTGGCCGACGAAATCAATCGAGCCACACCTCGTACACAAAGCGCGCTCTTTGAAGCGATGGCCGAGCGGCAAGTGACGATCGATAATCAAACCTACCCGCTGAGTGACTCGTTTATTGTCATCGCTACTCAGAATCCAGTTGAGAGCCACGGAGCATTTCCACTTCCAGAAGCCCAACTCGACCGGTTCTCCATGAAATTGCGCATCGGTTATCCCGATCCGAGCAGTGAACTTTCCATGCTCGCGGCGAATGTCGGCCCTCAAGAACAAAACCCCACAGCCTCGAAAGCAATCATCGATCCGGCTCAGTTACAATTGCTACAGCAGCACGTTGCAGGGGTTGGTGTAGACGTGAACGTTCAACGGTATCTTGTTGATCTGGCCACTGCGACACGTAACCATCGCGACATCACACTCGGGCTGAGCCCGCGGGGGTTACTCACCTGGCAAAGAGCCGCTCAGGCGTGGGCGCACCTTCAACGCCGGGACTTTGTGGTTCCTGATGACATCCAACATGTCGCCGGCCCAATCTTGGAGGTTCGACTGGCAGTCGACATTGATTCCGGTCCAAAAATCGTCAAAGAAATCCTCGATTCGGTTCCGGTTCCGGTCCTCAATTGA
- a CDS encoding DUF1549 domain-containing protein: protein MSDLSQRDRACLLGVLSSCLLLGLPTLSAAEHAPKADSLKVEIDNRIEAGWKGQGVTPAVITSDSEFLRRVSLDLVGRIPTIAEVRGFLADDKPQKRERLVDRLLSSPEFAHHAATILRRMWIPQTDTQEFKRLIFDYESWLARRLRERAPFDELVRQQLCVPVNGMAVPINPDGDEIGSSAFIAVSDMKPEILAANTARAFQGINIDCAQCHDHPFARWTREQFWQTAAFFTRPSTDVAQPNAALTIAVDDTEMTVEATLFTSKPVKWPNKIRVGTGRELLADWIISSENPYFARNAVNRMWANFLGTGFIEPLDDLSGAIPASHPQLLDRLAEAFVQSDFDLRFLVRTIVLSRSYQLSTVSSSDSSLVDDPQLFAQMPTRSLTGEQLYNSLRTAAGLKQDVTATHLGYRKHPRQKFAARFLVQRPSEGQRALVQTLLLMNGSLTGEATAAGQTPLLVAIESAPFLSDKERVETLFLATYSRRPSEGEGRPLADHLKQSEDRSAALADIFWALLNSSEFNTNH from the coding sequence ATGAGCGACTTGTCGCAACGTGACCGGGCATGCCTGCTCGGGGTGCTTAGCAGTTGTCTGCTCTTAGGACTTCCCACCTTGAGTGCAGCAGAACATGCGCCCAAGGCGGACAGTCTCAAGGTGGAAATCGACAATCGGATTGAAGCAGGCTGGAAGGGCCAGGGAGTAACCCCGGCGGTCATCACGAGCGATAGCGAATTCTTGAGACGCGTTTCGCTCGATCTGGTCGGCCGTATCCCTACGATTGCCGAAGTACGGGGATTTTTAGCCGACGACAAACCGCAGAAGCGAGAACGCTTGGTGGATCGCCTTCTATCGTCGCCGGAGTTTGCACATCATGCCGCGACGATTTTACGGCGGATGTGGATTCCCCAGACCGATACACAGGAATTCAAGCGACTCATTTTTGATTACGAAAGCTGGCTGGCAAGACGGCTTCGCGAACGTGCTCCTTTTGACGAATTGGTACGCCAGCAATTGTGTGTCCCAGTGAACGGCATGGCGGTTCCCATCAATCCAGACGGCGATGAGATCGGCTCGTCGGCATTCATCGCCGTCAGCGACATGAAGCCGGAAATCCTGGCCGCCAACACAGCCCGTGCCTTTCAGGGGATTAACATCGATTGTGCCCAGTGTCACGATCACCCGTTCGCCCGCTGGACGCGTGAGCAATTTTGGCAAACAGCGGCGTTTTTTACTCGGCCTTCAACCGACGTCGCACAGCCCAACGCTGCGTTGACAATTGCCGTTGATGACACAGAGATGACAGTCGAGGCGACACTCTTTACATCTAAACCCGTTAAGTGGCCTAATAAAATCAGAGTCGGCACGGGGCGCGAACTCTTGGCGGACTGGATCATCTCCAGCGAGAATCCGTATTTTGCACGCAACGCGGTCAATCGAATGTGGGCGAACTTTCTGGGCACCGGGTTCATTGAACCATTGGACGATCTTTCTGGAGCAATCCCCGCCAGCCATCCCCAATTACTCGATCGGCTTGCAGAGGCTTTCGTCCAAAGTGACTTCGACCTACGGTTTCTCGTACGGACCATCGTGCTAAGTCGGTCTTATCAGTTGTCCACAGTTTCATCGAGCGACTCGTCGTTGGTCGATGATCCACAACTCTTCGCACAGATGCCAACACGTTCACTCACCGGCGAACAGCTCTACAACAGTCTCCGAACGGCTGCCGGATTGAAACAGGACGTCACGGCTACTCACCTCGGCTACCGCAAGCACCCACGTCAGAAATTTGCGGCACGCTTTCTTGTGCAACGTCCCAGTGAAGGACAACGGGCTCTTGTGCAGACTCTGTTGTTGATGAATGGTTCACTGACCGGCGAAGCCACAGCAGCCGGCCAGACACCGCTGCTTGTTGCCATAGAAAGCGCTCCGTTTCTGTCTGACAAGGAACGCGTTGAGACATTGTTTTTGGCAACGTATTCGCGCCGCCCATCGGAAGGGGAGGGGAGGCCGCTCGCCGATCATTTGAAACAGAGCGAGGACCGCTCTGCAGCGCTGGCGGACATTTTCTGGGCGTTGCTCAACAGTAGCGAATTCAACACCAACCACTAA